The Chitinophaga flava genome has a segment encoding these proteins:
- a CDS encoding DUF4252 domain-containing protein, whose product MKRSLLLLVAVFASLHLSAQSSIDRFFQKYENDRNFTLVSITPKMFSMFSKLDLNDPDSKNLMRVIQKLKGLRILAKENTRDGQRLYKEAAVFLTSDFEELMTVRDKDSDLKFMVKENSRGSINELIMLVGGNNEFLAMSLVGDIDLNEISQIASSVNIQGMDKLKNLKKK is encoded by the coding sequence ATGAAACGTTCACTTTTATTGCTGGTAGCGGTTTTTGCCAGTCTGCACCTCTCAGCGCAGAGTAGTATAGACCGCTTTTTCCAGAAGTATGAAAACGACCGGAACTTTACACTGGTCAGTATCACTCCTAAAATGTTCTCCATGTTTTCCAAACTGGATCTTAACGATCCGGATTCCAAAAACCTGATGAGGGTGATACAGAAACTCAAAGGGCTGCGTATCCTGGCTAAGGAGAACACCAGAGATGGGCAGCGTCTGTATAAGGAAGCCGCCGTTTTCCTGACTTCAGATTTTGAAGAACTGATGACGGTGAGGGATAAAGACAGCGACCTGAAATTTATGGTGAAAGAAAACAGTCGTGGCAGCATCAACGAGCTGATTATGCTCGTAGGCGGCAACAATGAGTTTCTGGCCATGAGTCTTGTTGGGGACATTGATCTCAACGAAATATCACAGATTGCCAGCTCTGTCAATATTCAGGGTATGGACAAACTGAAAAATCTGAAAAAGAAATAA
- a CDS encoding nucleoside-diphosphate kinase, whose amino-acid sequence MSNRTFTMIKPDAVANGHIGGILNMINAAGFRIVAMKMTHLSSAKAGEFYAVHKERPFYGELVEFMSSGHIVAAILEKENAVEDFRTLIGATNPANAEEGTIRKKYAESIGRNAVHGSDSNENALIEGDFFFSALEKF is encoded by the coding sequence ATGAGCAACAGAACATTTACAATGATTAAGCCTGATGCGGTAGCAAACGGGCATATTGGTGGCATCCTGAACATGATCAATGCCGCAGGTTTCCGTATCGTAGCCATGAAAATGACCCATCTGTCATCAGCGAAAGCAGGCGAATTCTACGCAGTACACAAAGAAAGACCTTTCTACGGTGAACTGGTTGAATTCATGAGCAGCGGGCACATTGTAGCAGCTATCCTGGAGAAAGAAAATGCAGTAGAAGATTTTCGTACCCTGATCGGAGCTACCAACCCTGCCAATGCAGAAGAAGGTACTATCCGTAAAAAATACGCTGAGTCTATCGGTCGTAACGCTGTTCACGGTTCCGACTCTAACGAGAATGCACTGATCGAAGGTGATTTCTTCTTCAGCGCCCTGGAAAAATTCTAA
- a CDS encoding DHH family phosphoesterase, producing the protein MKSIEEIKPLLENPKKVVITMHQKPDADAMGSSLALYHYLVQKGHQVTVISPTNFPDFLKWMPGADSVIDFESSTDKALEALKGIELLFCLDFNALYRTKNLAPHLENLNCIKILIDHHLEPHPSFDYGVSDTSASSTAQLVYETIYKLGDERFINLNIAECIYAGTVTDTGSFRFASTTARVHRMVADLMDRGLKHELIHQEIYDNFLENRLRFLGHSLLNRMEVFYEFNTAMLAIPYSDLKRFDLQTGDTEGLVNFLLSIQGIKMAALIIDRNSEVKLSFRSKGNFDVNTFARKYFDGGGHFNASGGRSTDSLEKTVNRFIKAVEENETLLQ; encoded by the coding sequence ATGAAGTCGATCGAGGAAATTAAACCTTTACTGGAAAATCCTAAGAAAGTGGTAATAACGATGCATCAGAAACCTGATGCGGACGCAATGGGATCTTCACTGGCATTATACCACTATCTGGTACAAAAAGGCCACCAGGTGACGGTAATATCTCCTACCAATTTTCCGGATTTTTTAAAATGGATGCCCGGAGCGGACAGTGTGATTGATTTTGAGTCTTCTACCGACAAAGCACTGGAAGCACTGAAAGGTATTGAACTGCTATTCTGTCTGGACTTCAATGCATTGTACCGCACCAAAAATCTGGCGCCCCACCTGGAAAATCTCAACTGTATCAAAATACTGATTGATCATCACCTGGAGCCTCATCCCAGTTTTGATTACGGTGTCAGCGATACTTCCGCCAGTTCCACAGCACAGTTGGTTTATGAAACCATCTACAAGCTGGGAGACGAGCGGTTTATCAATCTGAACATTGCCGAGTGCATCTACGCCGGAACGGTAACCGATACCGGATCCTTCCGTTTTGCCTCTACTACTGCCCGCGTTCACCGGATGGTAGCAGACCTGATGGACAGAGGATTGAAGCATGAACTGATCCATCAGGAAATATATGATAACTTCCTGGAAAACCGCCTCCGCTTCCTGGGCCACAGCCTCCTGAACCGGATGGAAGTATTCTATGAGTTTAATACGGCTATGCTCGCCATCCCTTATTCCGACCTGAAACGGTTTGACCTTCAAACCGGTGATACAGAAGGACTGGTAAATTTCCTGCTTTCTATCCAGGGCATTAAGATGGCTGCGTTGATCATTGACCGTAACTCAGAAGTGAAATTGTCTTTCCGCTCCAAAGGCAACTTTGATGTAAACACTTTTGCCCGGAAATACTTCGACGGAGGAGGACATTTCAACGCCTCTGGCGGCAGAAGTACCGATTCTTTGGAGAAAACAGTGAACCGATTTATTAAGGCAGTAGAAGAAAACGAAACACTTTTGCAATAG
- a CDS encoding ABC transporter permease: protein MLRFLLRKTGYGLLVLLGVVVLVFFLFNVLPGDPARLTLGQRADVSSLENVRKELHLDQPVGVQFLLYLNDLSPVGVHEQADAAENLHYVTLAHLSAGKILVLKTPYLRRSYQGKKPVWEILTEALPGTLLLATAAMLFATVVGIGLGVLSAVKQNTWMDTSAVFASVIGISAPSFFAGIVLAYLLGFVWSDYTGLHMTGSLFDVDPFKGRVLNLRNLILPAITLGIRPLAIIVQLTRSAMLDVLHQDYIRTAYAKGLSRSRVIWHHALRNALNPVVTAITGWFAELLAGAFFVEYIFGWKGIGKVTVDALDKFDFPVVMGAILFTAGIFVLVNILADMLYSVIDPRIKL, encoded by the coding sequence ATGTTACGTTTTCTTCTCCGGAAAACAGGATATGGCCTGTTGGTATTGCTGGGTGTGGTGGTGTTGGTGTTCTTCCTGTTTAATGTATTGCCTGGTGATCCGGCCCGGCTTACTCTCGGACAGCGTGCCGACGTATCTTCGCTGGAAAATGTCCGTAAAGAATTGCACCTCGACCAGCCGGTGGGGGTGCAGTTCCTGCTCTATCTCAACGATCTTTCACCTGTAGGGGTGCATGAACAGGCCGATGCTGCAGAAAATCTGCACTATGTGACGCTGGCTCATCTGTCAGCCGGAAAAATACTGGTATTAAAAACTCCCTATCTGCGTCGTTCCTATCAGGGAAAAAAGCCGGTATGGGAGATCCTTACCGAAGCATTGCCTGGTACTTTATTGCTGGCCACTGCAGCGATGCTCTTTGCTACGGTGGTAGGAATAGGCTTAGGGGTACTGTCTGCGGTGAAACAAAATACCTGGATGGACACCAGTGCTGTTTTTGCCAGTGTGATCGGTATATCAGCACCGTCTTTCTTTGCCGGCATTGTGCTTGCTTATTTGCTGGGTTTTGTGTGGAGCGATTATACCGGTCTGCATATGACGGGCAGTCTCTTCGATGTAGATCCATTTAAGGGGAGGGTGCTCAACCTGCGCAATCTGATACTGCCTGCGATCACATTGGGTATACGACCGTTGGCCATCATCGTGCAGCTGACGCGCAGTGCCATGCTGGACGTACTGCACCAGGATTATATCCGTACGGCTTACGCCAAAGGACTTTCCCGTTCCCGGGTGATCTGGCATCATGCACTCCGCAATGCACTCAATCCGGTTGTTACCGCGATCACCGGCTGGTTTGCCGAACTGCTGGCAGGTGCTTTCTTCGTAGAGTACATCTTTGGCTGGAAAGGAATCGGAAAAGTTACCGTGGATGCGCTGGACAAATTCGACTTCCCGGTAGTGATGGGCGCGATCCTGTTTACCGCCGGAATTTTTGTATTAGTCAATATCCTGGCTGATATGCTTTACTCCGTGATTGATCCTCGTATTAAATTATAA
- a CDS encoding RNA polymerase sigma factor, translating to MDLFLTQVVPVRQKLYRFAYRLLGNEEDAQDVTQDVLMKVWSQQEKMTELQNMEAWCMRITRNLALDKIKSKKYRLADELDRAGEVPATQHSPHAIAEKNDVMIKVRQVISELPEKYRTIIQLRDMDGYSYQEIADILELDMNEVKVNLHRARKAVREKLQNIQVYGL from the coding sequence ATGGACTTATTTCTTACGCAGGTAGTTCCCGTCAGGCAAAAGCTTTATCGCTTTGCCTACCGCCTGCTGGGTAATGAGGAGGATGCACAGGATGTGACCCAGGATGTGCTGATGAAGGTCTGGAGCCAGCAGGAGAAAATGACTGAACTGCAGAACATGGAAGCCTGGTGTATGCGGATTACGCGTAACCTGGCGCTGGACAAGATCAAATCGAAGAAGTATCGCCTGGCCGACGAACTGGACAGGGCTGGTGAAGTGCCGGCTACACAGCATAGTCCGCATGCCATAGCGGAAAAAAACGATGTAATGATCAAAGTAAGACAGGTAATCAGTGAATTACCGGAGAAATACAGGACCATCATCCAATTAAGGGATATGGACGGTTATTCCTACCAGGAAATTGCGGATATCCTGGAGCTGGATATGAATGAGGTAAAGGTTAACCTGCACAGGGCACGCAAAGCGGTGCGGGAGAAACTGCAAAACATACAGGTATATGGATTATAA
- a CDS encoding DUF1599 domain-containing protein has product MSTLAQYEAAIAGCKDIFLKKTKDYGTSWRVLRPISVVDQIFIKAQRIRNIQEIGAQKVEDNIEGEFKGIVNYGVIGLIQMEQHGNPYTDLPVEEVENLYNHYIYEIKTVMEAKNHDYGEAWRDMSQESFVDLILTKLLRIKQILRNQGQTLISEGIDANYVDIVNYALFALIKISEA; this is encoded by the coding sequence ATGAGTACATTAGCACAATACGAAGCCGCTATCGCTGGCTGCAAAGACATCTTCCTGAAAAAAACAAAAGATTACGGCACTTCCTGGCGGGTGTTACGTCCCATTTCAGTGGTAGACCAGATTTTTATCAAAGCCCAGCGTATTCGTAATATACAGGAGATCGGCGCACAAAAAGTAGAAGACAATATTGAAGGAGAATTCAAAGGCATCGTAAACTATGGCGTTATCGGATTAATCCAGATGGAGCAGCACGGTAACCCCTATACGGATTTGCCTGTAGAAGAAGTAGAGAATCTCTATAATCATTATATTTATGAGATCAAAACGGTCATGGAGGCCAAAAACCACGACTATGGAGAAGCCTGGCGTGATATGAGCCAGGAGTCTTTTGTAGACCTCATCCTGACCAAATTGCTGCGCATAAAACAGATCCTGCGTAACCAGGGACAAACACTGATATCAGAAGGAATAGATGCCAACTATGTGGATATTGTAAACTATGCACTGTTTGCGCTGATCAAGATCAGCGAAGCATAA
- a CDS encoding FKBP-type peptidyl-prolyl cis-trans isomerase: MKRNNQLLVAALGLLIASCGTGVKKTPGGIEYIVHKSGSGAQLKLGDTALMNVTQRINDSILGESRKIVGAAIPVLISKPQNKYDLMEGLALLHEGDSATFVIPWDSLPANERPPFGKKGDKLKITFAVENKFSAASQKEKDEKAIKEYMEKNKINATKNPDGVYIAVTQEGTGSTPNAGDTVVVHYTGKLTSGKVFDSSLDSTLRPGMPLEPIKFPIGRGFVIKGWDSGLSGLKKGSKATLLIPSTLAYGLQGSPPAIPGNSILVFDVQLVDIKPGAPEPAAPVAATPAPAPAKKK; this comes from the coding sequence ATGAAAAGAAACAATCAGTTATTAGTTGCAGCGTTAGGCTTATTGATAGCCAGCTGCGGAACAGGTGTTAAAAAAACACCAGGCGGTATTGAATATATCGTTCACAAATCCGGCAGCGGAGCACAACTGAAGCTGGGAGATACCGCCCTGATGAATGTGACTCAGCGCATTAACGACTCTATCCTGGGTGAATCCCGTAAAATCGTGGGAGCTGCTATTCCCGTACTGATTTCCAAACCTCAGAACAAGTACGACCTGATGGAAGGTCTGGCCCTCCTGCACGAAGGTGACAGTGCTACTTTTGTAATTCCCTGGGATTCATTACCAGCTAACGAGCGTCCTCCGTTCGGTAAAAAAGGCGACAAGCTGAAAATCACTTTCGCAGTTGAAAATAAATTCTCTGCTGCAAGCCAGAAAGAGAAAGATGAGAAAGCGATCAAGGAATACATGGAGAAAAACAAAATCAACGCTACTAAAAACCCTGATGGTGTATACATCGCTGTTACCCAGGAAGGTACCGGCAGCACACCTAACGCAGGTGACACCGTAGTAGTACACTATACTGGTAAACTGACTTCCGGTAAAGTATTTGACTCCAGCCTGGATTCTACTCTGCGTCCTGGTATGCCTTTAGAACCTATCAAATTCCCAATTGGCCGTGGTTTCGTAATCAAAGGCTGGGATTCTGGTCTGAGCGGACTGAAAAAAGGTTCCAAAGCTACCCTGCTGATTCCTTCTACACTGGCTTACGGTTTACAAGGTAGCCCTCCGGCAATTCCTGGTAACTCTATCCTGGTGTTCGACGTTCAGCTGGTTGATATCAAACCTGGTGCACCAGAACCAGCAGCTCCGGTAGCAGCTACTCCTGCTCCAGCTCCTGCTAAGAAGAAGTAA
- a CDS encoding BT_3928 family protein: MKVILNLLRIIVGVLFIFSGLIKANDPLGLSYKMDEFFEVLHLTFLSPYSLAFSIIMNAFEIIAGVAVLVGYRMRIFSVLLLLLIIFFTFLTGYALFSGTIRECGCFGDCIKLTAVETFWKDVALLVMILVIYFFRGRIQPLFKGAGIVLFIAAVFSFGVQWYTLKHLPFIDCLPYKVGNNIPEKMKLPPGATPDVYEMIFIYEKNGEKKEFTADNYPWSDSTWKFVDRKDKLIKKGNAEPAVKDFILTDLDGVNQTEAILSETKPVYLFLVQNVEKAGKGWDDKMKVLQQKWKNGEVLIYGVSASTKDQIAAFEKQHGLEFPFVQMDGVAIKTAGRSNPCLMLLDKGTIKGKWHYNDIP, from the coding sequence ATGAAAGTTATCCTGAACCTATTGCGGATTATTGTTGGAGTATTGTTTATTTTTTCGGGCCTGATCAAAGCCAATGATCCGCTGGGCCTCAGCTATAAGATGGATGAGTTTTTTGAGGTGCTGCATCTCACTTTTCTGTCACCCTATTCCCTGGCATTTTCTATCATCATGAATGCCTTCGAAATTATTGCCGGTGTAGCAGTACTGGTGGGCTATCGTATGCGTATATTCTCCGTACTGCTGCTGTTGCTGATCATCTTCTTCACTTTCCTTACAGGTTATGCCCTGTTCAGTGGCACCATCCGGGAATGTGGTTGTTTCGGAGACTGTATCAAACTGACTGCAGTGGAAACATTCTGGAAAGATGTGGCCCTGCTGGTGATGATACTGGTAATCTACTTTTTCCGTGGCCGTATACAACCATTATTCAAAGGAGCAGGCATCGTATTATTCATCGCTGCGGTGTTTTCATTTGGCGTACAATGGTATACCCTCAAACACTTGCCGTTTATCGATTGTCTCCCTTATAAAGTAGGCAACAATATCCCGGAAAAAATGAAACTGCCCCCGGGCGCTACTCCTGACGTATATGAGATGATATTTATCTATGAGAAGAATGGCGAGAAAAAGGAATTTACTGCCGATAACTATCCCTGGTCAGACAGCACCTGGAAGTTTGTGGACCGTAAAGACAAACTGATCAAAAAAGGTAATGCCGAACCAGCTGTGAAGGACTTTATTCTGACTGACCTCGACGGCGTTAACCAAACAGAGGCCATCCTGAGTGAAACCAAACCAGTATATCTCTTCCTGGTACAGAATGTTGAAAAAGCAGGAAAAGGATGGGATGATAAAATGAAAGTCCTGCAGCAAAAATGGAAAAACGGTGAAGTCCTGATATATGGTGTGTCTGCCTCTACCAAAGACCAGATCGCTGCCTTCGAAAAACAGCACGGACTGGAATTCCCCTTTGTGCAGATGGACGGTGTGGCCATTAAAACTGCCGGTCGCAGCAATCCATGTCTGATGCTGCTGGACAAAGGCACAATCAAAGGTAAATGGCATTATAACGATATTCCGTAA
- a CDS encoding DUF4252 domain-containing protein translates to MKSLLFGCCLMIAGTSVTMAQDKSLREFRKNYRGKAEVHSISVGSIPLRFSAWVLKFGEAGDEDVKQVRQLLRGVRKVKLHTIENPEGLNITNSDVEALKQKLQTKDHFETLMEVREKGNMVHVLNKGKDDELGHVVMLVQEENEFLMVNLQTNLKIEDINRLIRQFASN, encoded by the coding sequence ATGAAATCATTATTGTTTGGTTGTTGTCTGATGATTGCCGGCACTTCAGTGACCATGGCGCAAGACAAATCACTACGTGAGTTTCGTAAAAACTACCGGGGTAAGGCAGAAGTACATAGCATCAGTGTAGGCTCCATTCCGTTGCGTTTCTCAGCCTGGGTGCTGAAATTTGGTGAAGCCGGCGATGAAGATGTAAAGCAGGTACGTCAGCTGCTCAGAGGCGTCCGTAAAGTAAAACTGCATACTATCGAAAACCCCGAGGGCCTCAACATTACCAACAGTGATGTAGAAGCATTAAAACAAAAGTTGCAGACCAAAGATCATTTTGAGACCCTGATGGAAGTAAGGGAAAAAGGAAATATGGTACATGTGCTCAATAAAGGAAAGGATGATGAGCTGGGCCATGTGGTAATGCTGGTTCAGGAAGAAAATGAATTCCTGATGGTAAACCTGCAAACTAATCTCAAAATAGAAGATATCAACCGTCTTATCCGTCAGTTCGCTTCCAACTGA
- the folP gene encoding dihydropteroate synthase, with product MRSHHINTLTEPAINCRGQLLSLARPVVMGIINVTEDSFYEGSRMHELHQVVEKAGQHLQEGAAILDLGAQSTRPGATLIGPEEELERLLPAIHAILNRYPQAIISIDTWYAAVAEKTIHAGAAIINDISAGDLDKDMIPVAGRLKVPYIAMHMQGKPATMQQKPHYENVVQDVLDYMAKKLAECRAAGIRDFIADPGFGFGKTLEHNYALMKDLSLFHQILGTPVLTGISRKSMIHKFLNISPSEALNGTTVLNTIALLHGTHILRVHDVKAAVEAVRITEKMKGN from the coding sequence ATGAGATCACACCATATCAATACCCTAACGGAACCTGCTATTAACTGCCGGGGGCAACTACTTTCACTTGCCAGGCCGGTAGTAATGGGCATCATCAATGTAACAGAAGATTCCTTTTATGAAGGCAGCAGAATGCATGAGTTGCATCAGGTGGTAGAGAAAGCCGGACAACATCTGCAGGAAGGAGCTGCGATCCTTGACCTTGGCGCACAGAGCACCAGACCCGGCGCTACCCTGATAGGACCGGAAGAAGAGCTGGAACGGTTGTTACCAGCTATTCATGCTATTTTAAACCGTTACCCGCAGGCTATCATCTCTATAGATACCTGGTATGCCGCAGTAGCGGAAAAAACCATACACGCCGGCGCCGCCATCATCAACGATATCAGCGCAGGTGACCTGGATAAAGACATGATACCCGTAGCCGGCCGACTGAAGGTCCCTTACATTGCCATGCACATGCAGGGTAAACCCGCTACCATGCAACAGAAGCCTCATTATGAAAATGTGGTGCAGGATGTACTCGACTATATGGCAAAAAAACTGGCCGAATGCCGGGCAGCCGGGATCCGCGATTTTATTGCCGACCCCGGATTCGGATTCGGGAAAACACTGGAACATAACTATGCACTGATGAAAGATCTTTCGCTCTTTCATCAGATACTGGGGACGCCAGTACTTACTGGCATTTCCCGCAAATCAATGATTCACAAGTTTTTAAATATTAGTCCTTCTGAAGCATTAAATGGGACAACAGTACTCAACACCATTGCGTTGCTACATGGTACCCACATACTGAGGGTGCATGATGTAAAAGCAGCGGTGGAAGCAGTCAGGATTACAGAGAAAATGAAAGGCAATTAA
- a CDS encoding DUF721 domain-containing protein: MRHGTTSIGDALREFMNKSRLKPRLTEVRIQENWEKIMGKTIARYTQSIQLIDHKLIITTTVAPLKQELTYSKDKIIKLVNETLGENIVKEVMIR, translated from the coding sequence ATGCGCCACGGAACTACCAGTATAGGAGATGCCCTTCGGGAATTTATGAACAAAAGCAGGCTCAAACCCCGTCTTACTGAAGTCAGAATTCAGGAAAACTGGGAAAAAATAATGGGTAAAACCATTGCGCGCTACACACAAAGCATCCAGCTGATAGACCATAAGCTTATCATAACCACTACTGTAGCACCCTTAAAACAGGAATTAACTTACTCTAAAGACAAGATCATCAAACTGGTGAATGAAACGCTGGGGGAGAATATTGTCAAGGAAGTGATGATCAGATAA
- a CDS encoding thiol-disulfide oxidoreductase DCC family protein → MDIILFDGVCNFCNASINFVIRHDRQGRFRFAPLQSETAVALGTSLHFDTSRLETFVLVQNGKVYTKSTAALRVARQLPFPWRGMYAFIIIPRFIRDAVYSLVARNRYRWFGKKDSCMIPTPEIRGRFLQ, encoded by the coding sequence ATGGACATTATCTTATTTGACGGGGTTTGTAATTTCTGTAATGCCAGCATCAATTTCGTGATCCGTCATGACCGGCAAGGGCGCTTTCGTTTTGCCCCTTTACAATCAGAAACTGCTGTGGCATTAGGTACATCTCTCCATTTCGACACCAGCCGGCTGGAGACGTTTGTACTGGTACAAAACGGAAAAGTGTATACGAAAAGTACGGCAGCCCTCCGGGTAGCCAGGCAACTCCCCTTTCCCTGGAGAGGAATGTATGCCTTCATTATAATACCCCGCTTTATCCGCGATGCTGTTTATTCTCTTGTTGCGCGTAACCGTTACCGTTGGTTCGGAAAAAAAGACAGTTGTATGATACCTACCCCTGAAATCAGGGGTAGGTTTCTGCAATAA
- a CDS encoding diadenylate cyclase, protein MKEVIQLYGYEFRWLNVLDLLIVVFLIIQLYRLLKGSLAFNIFVGLLMVYAVFFLVRALQMPILTSILQNFINVGIIAIIIIFQPEIRKFLLVLGKKTPLSKDSFLTKLFLPDKFKSYKDEENIINEVIVAVSHMQATYTGALIVIATTYRLKFDTASSIPIDGNVSSKLIESIFEKHSPLHDGALIIVGNKILAAKVILPVSENPNLPTRVGLRHRSAVGITEHSDNLAIIVSEERGTISYAQDGNLVTEVSLEDLKVKLYEVLIDGYA, encoded by the coding sequence ATGAAGGAAGTAATACAATTATATGGATATGAGTTTCGCTGGCTGAACGTACTGGACCTGCTGATAGTCGTTTTTTTAATCATTCAACTGTATCGTTTATTAAAAGGTAGCCTGGCCTTCAATATTTTTGTCGGGCTTCTGATGGTATATGCTGTTTTTTTTCTGGTCAGGGCTCTGCAGATGCCTATTCTCACCAGCATCCTCCAGAACTTTATTAATGTGGGCATCATCGCCATCATTATTATCTTTCAGCCGGAGATCCGCAAATTCCTGCTGGTACTTGGCAAGAAGACCCCTTTAAGCAAAGACAGTTTTCTGACCAAACTGTTCCTGCCCGACAAATTTAAAAGCTATAAGGACGAAGAAAATATTATTAATGAGGTGATAGTAGCTGTGAGCCACATGCAGGCCACCTATACCGGTGCCCTGATCGTAATTGCCACCACCTACCGTCTGAAGTTTGACACCGCTTCCAGCATTCCCATTGATGGTAACGTTAGTTCCAAACTGATCGAGAGTATATTCGAAAAACACAGTCCCCTGCACGACGGTGCCCTGATCATTGTAGGCAATAAAATACTGGCAGCTAAAGTAATCCTGCCCGTTTCGGAAAATCCCAATCTGCCTACAAGAGTAGGTCTGCGCCACCGCTCTGCAGTAGGTATCACTGAGCACAGTGACAACCTGGCCATCATCGTTTCGGAAGAAAGAGGTACCATTTCCTACGCGCAGGACGGTAATCTGGTGACCGAGGTTTCACTCGAAGACCTTAAAGTAAAACTGTATGAAGTGTTGATTGATGGTTATGCATGA